Proteins from one Vicinamibacterales bacterium genomic window:
- the ileS gene encoding isoleucine--tRNA ligase codes for MSDWKETCNLPRTSFSMKANLQTTEPETIARWDEMDLYGQIRAARKGAKSFLLHDGPPYANGEIHIGTALNKILKDLVVKSHNMLGFDAPYLPGWDCHGLPIELKVDRELGPKKKQMSTADFRRACRAYAEKYLDIQRTGFKRLGVIGLWNDPYKTMTFTYQASIVRALGKFVEQDMVYKGKKPVHWCTHCRTALAEAEVEYEPHTSPSIYVEFPLSDDSHAELARRVPALAGRKVSVLIWTTTPWTIPSNLGIAFHPDFQYGAYDVDGKAVIIAKDLAEAVGKKTGKAFDTLLASFEGKAMERLVFRHPLYARDSLGVLGDYVTLEAGTGAVHTAPGHGADDYHSGVKYGLEIYAPLDPGGHYNESVELFAGLKVWDANPKVEAALKERGLLWSREDFEHSYPHCWRCHSPVIFLATAQWFIAMDAQHLRERALKAINDTRWIPSWGQARIEGMIANRPDWCISRQRVWGVPIPAMDCVKCGHPVLTKALVDKAAAVFDVYGADAWYERPVEEFVPAGMACTECGGTEFEREGNILDVWFDSGSSHEAVLPFRADHHWPADIYLEGSDQHRGWFHSSLLVGIGTRGRAPFNQVLTHGFVMDEQGRKMSKSIGNTVSPQDIIKQGGSEILRLWVSMVDYREDIRIGKEILARTVEAYRKIRNVIRVLVANLYDFDPKDDVLPKARMQEIDRWALAKYADAAERIVKAYEDYDYPGIFQAANHLITVDLSAFYIDVTKDRMYTFGARSEARRSGQTAMFIIVDGLARLLAPILSVTMDELWRMLPGDREASVHMALFPTGLEQWKDETLIERFHALAAYRDTVNLQLEAKRKDKTITANLSAKVRVTADGENAKWLADSADFLPTLFGVSEVELDSGPFAVSVELATGIKCERCWRYVPDVSQQPDRAGLCPRCVEALAEPVSL; via the coding sequence ATGTCCGACTGGAAAGAGACCTGCAACCTGCCGCGGACGTCCTTCTCGATGAAGGCGAACCTGCAAACCACCGAGCCGGAAACCATCGCCCGCTGGGACGAGATGGATTTGTACGGGCAGATTCGGGCGGCGCGCAAGGGCGCGAAATCGTTCCTGCTGCACGACGGCCCGCCCTACGCCAACGGCGAGATTCACATCGGCACGGCGCTCAACAAGATTCTCAAGGACCTGGTCGTCAAGTCGCACAACATGCTCGGCTTCGACGCGCCCTACCTGCCGGGCTGGGACTGCCATGGCCTGCCGATCGAACTGAAGGTGGACCGGGAGCTCGGGCCGAAGAAGAAGCAGATGAGCACGGCCGACTTCCGCCGCGCCTGCCGGGCCTACGCCGAGAAGTACCTCGACATCCAGCGGACCGGCTTCAAGCGCCTCGGCGTCATCGGCCTGTGGAACGACCCCTACAAGACGATGACGTTCACCTACCAGGCGTCGATCGTCCGCGCGCTCGGCAAGTTCGTCGAGCAGGACATGGTCTACAAGGGCAAGAAGCCCGTGCACTGGTGCACGCACTGCCGCACCGCGCTGGCCGAGGCCGAGGTCGAGTACGAGCCGCACACCTCGCCGTCGATCTACGTCGAGTTCCCGCTCAGTGACGACAGCCACGCCGAGCTGGCCCGGCGCGTGCCGGCGCTCGCCGGCCGCAAGGTGTCGGTGCTGATCTGGACGACCACGCCGTGGACGATCCCGTCGAACCTGGGCATCGCGTTCCACCCGGACTTCCAGTACGGCGCCTACGACGTGGACGGCAAGGCCGTGATCATCGCCAAGGACCTCGCCGAAGCCGTGGGCAAGAAGACCGGCAAGGCCTTTGACACTCTGCTGGCCTCGTTCGAAGGCAAGGCCATGGAACGGCTGGTGTTCCGTCATCCGCTGTACGCGCGCGACTCGCTGGGCGTGCTCGGCGACTACGTCACGCTCGAAGCCGGCACCGGCGCGGTGCACACCGCGCCCGGCCACGGCGCCGACGACTATCACAGCGGGGTCAAGTACGGCCTCGAGATCTACGCGCCGCTCGACCCCGGCGGGCACTACAACGAGTCGGTCGAGTTGTTTGCCGGACTCAAGGTGTGGGACGCCAACCCCAAGGTGGAGGCCGCGCTCAAGGAGCGGGGCTTGCTGTGGTCGCGTGAGGACTTCGAGCATTCCTACCCGCACTGCTGGCGGTGCCACAGCCCGGTGATCTTCCTCGCCACCGCGCAGTGGTTCATCGCCATGGACGCCCAGCACCTGCGCGAGCGCGCGCTCAAGGCGATCAACGACACCCGCTGGATCCCGTCGTGGGGCCAGGCCCGCATCGAGGGCATGATCGCCAACCGGCCCGACTGGTGCATCTCGCGCCAGCGCGTGTGGGGCGTGCCGATCCCGGCCATGGACTGCGTCAAGTGCGGCCACCCGGTGCTCACCAAGGCGCTCGTCGACAAGGCCGCGGCGGTGTTCGACGTCTACGGCGCCGACGCCTGGTACGAACGGCCGGTCGAGGAATTCGTGCCGGCCGGCATGGCCTGCACCGAGTGCGGCGGCACCGAGTTCGAGCGCGAGGGCAACATCCTCGACGTGTGGTTTGACTCGGGCTCGAGCCACGAGGCCGTGCTGCCCTTCCGCGCCGACCATCACTGGCCGGCCGACATCTACCTCGAAGGCAGCGACCAGCACCGCGGCTGGTTCCACAGCTCGCTGCTGGTCGGCATCGGCACGCGCGGGCGGGCGCCCTTCAACCAGGTGCTCACGCACGGCTTCGTCATGGACGAGCAGGGCCGCAAGATGTCCAAGTCGATCGGCAACACCGTGTCGCCGCAGGACATCATCAAGCAGGGCGGCTCCGAGATCCTGCGGCTGTGGGTGTCGATGGTGGACTACCGCGAAGACATCCGCATCGGCAAGGAGATCCTCGCCCGCACGGTCGAGGCGTATCGCAAGATCCGCAACGTCATCCGCGTGCTGGTGGCGAACCTCTACGACTTCGATCCCAAAGACGACGTCTTGCCGAAGGCGCGCATGCAGGAGATCGACCGCTGGGCGCTGGCGAAGTACGCCGACGCCGCCGAGCGGATCGTCAAGGCCTACGAGGATTACGACTACCCCGGCATCTTCCAGGCCGCCAACCACCTGATCACCGTGGACCTGAGCGCGTTCTACATCGACGTGACCAAGGACCGGATGTACACCTTCGGCGCCAGGTCGGAAGCCCGTCGCTCGGGCCAGACCGCGATGTTCATCATCGTTGACGGCCTCGCCCGCCTGCTCGCGCCCATCCTCTCGGTGACGATGGACGAGTTGTGGCGGATGCTGCCGGGCGATCGTGAAGCCTCGGTGCACATGGCGCTGTTCCCCACCGGCCTCGAGCAGTGGAAGGACGAGACGTTGATCGAACGTTTCCATGCCTTGGCGGCGTATCGGGACACGGTGAATCTCCAACTGGAAGCCAAGCGGAAGGACAAGACGATAACCGCCAACCTGTCTGCGAAAGTCCGGGTAACCGCGGACGGGGAAAACGCCAAGTGGCTCGCGGACTCTGCGGACTTCCTGCCGACCCTTTTTGGCGTGTCCGAAGTGGAACTTGACTCTGGACCTTTTGCTGTCTCTGTCGAGCTCGCCACCGGCATCAAGTGCGAGCGCTGCTGGCGTTACGTTCCCGACGTGAGCCAGCAACCCGATCGCGCCGGCCTGTGCCCGCGCTGCGTCGAAGCCCTGGCCGAGCCGGTGAGTCTCTAA
- the lspA gene encoding signal peptidase II yields MLASRRLELYVAVTVVILDQITKALVRPALALHESMVVIPGYVDLTRVHNTGAAFGMLNSVDFPLKTVVLSLVALIALGGVAWYAATVPLADRLARIGIAGVLGGAVGNLIDRATAGYVLDFVDAYWNGWHFWAFNVADAAITVGVIFMILDILGLGRRASNSV; encoded by the coding sequence GTGCTGGCTTCACGTCGCCTCGAACTCTACGTCGCGGTGACCGTGGTGATCCTCGATCAGATCACCAAGGCCCTGGTCCGGCCGGCGCTCGCGCTCCACGAGAGCATGGTCGTCATCCCCGGCTACGTGGACCTGACCCGCGTGCACAACACCGGCGCGGCGTTCGGCATGCTCAACTCGGTGGATTTTCCGCTGAAGACGGTGGTGCTGTCGCTGGTCGCCCTCATCGCCCTGGGCGGCGTCGCATGGTACGCTGCTACCGTGCCGCTGGCCGATCGGCTGGCCCGCATCGGCATTGCCGGCGTGCTCGGCGGCGCCGTCGGCAACCTGATCGACCGGGCGACGGCCGGCTACGTGCTGGATTTCGTGGACGCCTATTGGAACGGGTGGCACTTCTGGGCCTTCAACGTGGCCGATGCCGCCATCACGGTGGGCGTGATCTTCATGATTCTCGATATTCTTGGGCTGGGACGCCGTGCATCCAATTCTGTTTAA
- the lgt gene encoding prolipoprotein diacylglyceryl transferase — protein sequence MHPILFNAGPITIYSYGVLLAAAYLAGLWLAVKRARAAGIDGNRIMDLLIWVIIAALVGAKALLFIVDYQHFTSSWEEFTTLLRSGGVFYGGLIAAIVVCIYQLRKHRLALWPSADLFAPGIALGYMVGRLGCLMAGCCYGKPTEVAWAITFTDPAANFNVGTPLNVALHPTQLYESAAGLVILVALLALEKRPGSFAGRTFWSFAFLYSVLRFIIEFFRGDDRGLVFDMLSTSQFISVVLAPLSLVMLWYLSRANRPAAPETADATRGPRKPRFA from the coding sequence GTGCATCCAATTCTGTTTAACGCTGGGCCGATCACCATTTACTCCTACGGCGTGCTGCTGGCCGCCGCGTATCTCGCCGGCCTCTGGCTGGCGGTGAAGCGCGCGCGCGCCGCCGGCATCGACGGCAACCGGATCATGGACCTGCTGATCTGGGTGATCATCGCCGCCCTGGTCGGCGCCAAGGCGCTGCTGTTCATCGTTGACTACCAGCACTTCACCAGCAGCTGGGAGGAGTTCACCACGCTGTTGCGATCGGGCGGCGTCTTCTACGGCGGCCTGATCGCCGCCATCGTCGTCTGCATCTACCAGTTGCGGAAGCACCGGCTGGCGCTGTGGCCGTCGGCCGACCTGTTCGCGCCCGGCATCGCCCTCGGCTACATGGTGGGCCGCCTCGGCTGCCTGATGGCCGGCTGCTGCTACGGCAAGCCGACCGAGGTGGCGTGGGCCATCACCTTCACCGACCCCGCCGCCAACTTCAACGTCGGCACGCCGCTCAACGTGGCGCTGCACCCGACGCAGCTCTACGAGTCGGCCGCCGGCCTGGTCATTCTGGTCGCGCTGCTCGCGCTCGAGAAGCGCCCGGGCTCGTTCGCCGGCCGTACGTTCTGGAGCTTCGCCTTCCTCTACTCGGTGCTCCGCTTCATCATCGAGTTCTTCCGCGGCGACGATCGCGGGCTGGTGTTCGACATGCTGTCGACGTCGCAGTTCATCTCGGTCGTGCTGGCCCCGCTGAGCCTGGTCATGCTGTGGTACCTGAGCCGCGCCAATCGTCCGGCCGCACCTGAAACAGCGGATGCCACGCGCGGTCCCCGGAAACCCCGGTTTGCATGA
- a CDS encoding RluA family pseudouridine synthase → MSQGKGPGTKVRRKRGDAAAPAPPPPAVTRPALPSVQFTADADNQGDRLDRFLAGEIADYSRSQIQRLIEQGHVTHSRYQQAKANSDIREGDVISVALPAPTATAAQAENLPLEILFDDADIVVVNKPAGMVVHPAAGNPSGTLVNALLHHVKDLSGIGGEIRPGIVHRLDKGTSGVMVVAKNDDAHRELTRQFHDREVEKEYVALAWGLVQQRKRINARIGRDPKNRVKMSTRASRSRDAITRVTWSRDLQGVTLLRVAIATGRTHQIRVHLSAIGHPIVGDSLYGGVHRRVPHPLKAVTRLTRPFLHAERLVITHPRTGERMEFTAPIPADLEAIAYELAPPEIRETVFARVSIAEETHHDEDGEDDEDDK, encoded by the coding sequence ATGAGCCAGGGTAAGGGACCAGGAACGAAGGTCCGGCGCAAGCGCGGTGACGCGGCGGCGCCGGCGCCACCACCGCCCGCCGTGACGCGGCCCGCGCTGCCGTCCGTGCAGTTCACCGCTGACGCCGACAACCAGGGCGACCGGCTCGACCGGTTCCTGGCCGGCGAGATCGCGGATTACTCGCGATCGCAAATCCAGCGGCTGATCGAACAGGGCCACGTCACCCACTCGCGTTACCAGCAGGCCAAGGCCAACTCCGACATCCGCGAAGGCGACGTGATCTCGGTGGCATTGCCTGCGCCGACGGCCACCGCGGCGCAAGCCGAGAACCTCCCCCTCGAGATCCTCTTCGACGACGCCGACATCGTCGTGGTGAACAAGCCGGCCGGCATGGTCGTGCATCCGGCGGCGGGCAATCCGTCGGGCACGCTGGTCAATGCCCTGCTCCACCACGTCAAGGACCTGAGCGGCATCGGCGGAGAGATCCGGCCGGGCATCGTGCATCGGCTCGACAAGGGCACCTCGGGCGTGATGGTGGTGGCGAAGAATGACGACGCGCACCGGGAGCTGACGCGGCAGTTCCACGACCGCGAGGTCGAGAAGGAATACGTGGCGCTGGCCTGGGGGCTGGTGCAGCAGCGCAAGCGCATCAACGCCAGGATTGGCCGCGACCCCAAGAACCGCGTGAAGATGTCGACGCGCGCCAGCCGCTCGCGGGACGCCATCACGCGCGTGACCTGGTCGCGCGACCTGCAGGGCGTGACGCTGCTGCGCGTGGCGATTGCGACGGGACGCACGCACCAGATTCGCGTCCACCTGAGCGCGATCGGCCATCCCATTGTCGGCGACTCGCTCTACGGCGGCGTCCACCGGCGCGTGCCGCATCCGCTCAAGGCGGTGACGAGGCTGACCCGCCCGTTCCTGCACGCCGAGCGGCTGGTCATCACGCATCCGCGGACCGGGGAGCGCATGGAATTCACGGCGCCGATTCCCGCCGACCTCGAAGCGATTGCCTACGAGCTGGCGCCACCGGAGATCCGCGAGACCGTGTTCGCGCGGGTGTCGATCGCCGAAGAAACCCACCACGACGAAGACGGCGAAGACGACGAAGACGACAAGTAG
- a CDS encoding OmpA family protein: MLKLATAVILFATLCAPVYAQGPAKKRPLGPTVNTTTHRELLPVISPDGQTLWFIREGVDTAMGDRVTSELEANLKTLEAQLEKLPPEQRKMLEDVIRQNRAAAPKLATAGPVKQTVFKSTRQPDGSWGPAQRQAAPLNNEVSNSGVVTALPDGNTLLVGTWKAGDPFGDFAKQIDPNVNLLDVLKAAAPGSKAAPPPLVAPDPARDDQNKVIGFSRRRGAAWSDPQLLKVIGYAHQAGVRSDYFLAPNGRALILSLVNSESQNRSRDLFISLIQADGRWSKPANVATLNSPQEEISPWLAPDNQTLYFSSGRAGGLGENDIWMSRRLDDSWLKWSPPQNLGADINTKQADMNLAVDATGRMAFMSLGERGKEDLYEFELPAAMRPLPVAFVYGTATDPAGKPVPAGILYEFLKNTQLAGQAGANPQDGKYQIALPIGEDYGFRASASGYIAISDRIDLRQAKDQQRYERNLVLIPIATDVPIRLNNIFFDTAKTELLPESRAELDRLATLLRDMPAMRIEIRGHTDTVDDDAFNLKLSEGRAAAVVAFLAKAGIAGARLRSRGFGESQPIAPNDTEKNRLLNRRVEFVILSR, translated from the coding sequence ATGCTCAAGCTGGCGACGGCCGTCATCCTGTTCGCAACGCTGTGCGCGCCGGTCTACGCGCAGGGGCCCGCCAAGAAACGGCCGCTCGGCCCCACCGTCAACACCACGACCCATCGCGAATTGCTGCCGGTGATCAGCCCCGACGGGCAGACGCTGTGGTTCATCCGCGAAGGTGTGGACACCGCGATGGGCGATCGCGTCACCAGCGAACTCGAAGCCAACCTCAAGACGCTCGAGGCGCAGCTGGAAAAGCTGCCGCCCGAACAGCGGAAGATGCTGGAGGACGTGATCAGGCAGAACCGCGCCGCCGCGCCGAAACTCGCCACGGCCGGGCCGGTCAAGCAGACGGTGTTCAAGTCCACGCGCCAGCCGGATGGATCCTGGGGACCGGCGCAGCGGCAAGCCGCGCCCCTCAACAACGAGGTGTCGAACTCCGGCGTGGTGACCGCGCTGCCGGACGGCAACACGCTGCTGGTCGGCACCTGGAAGGCCGGCGATCCGTTCGGCGACTTCGCGAAGCAGATCGATCCGAACGTGAACCTGCTGGACGTGCTCAAGGCGGCGGCACCGGGTTCGAAAGCGGCGCCGCCCCCGCTGGTCGCCCCGGATCCGGCGCGCGACGACCAGAACAAGGTCATCGGCTTCAGCCGGCGCCGCGGCGCGGCGTGGAGCGATCCGCAGCTCCTGAAGGTGATCGGCTACGCGCACCAGGCCGGTGTCCGCAGCGACTACTTCCTCGCGCCCAACGGCCGCGCGCTGATCCTCTCGCTCGTCAACAGCGAGAGCCAGAACCGCAGCCGCGACCTGTTCATCTCATTGATCCAGGCCGACGGTCGCTGGTCGAAGCCGGCCAACGTCGCCACCCTCAATTCGCCGCAGGAGGAGATTTCGCCCTGGCTCGCGCCCGACAACCAGACGCTGTATTTCTCCTCCGGCCGCGCCGGCGGGCTCGGCGAGAACGACATCTGGATGTCGCGGCGGCTCGATGACAGCTGGCTCAAGTGGTCGCCGCCGCAGAACCTCGGCGCCGACATCAACACCAAACAGGCGGACATGAACCTGGCCGTGGACGCCACCGGCCGGATGGCATTCATGTCGCTGGGCGAGCGCGGCAAGGAGGATCTCTACGAGTTCGAGTTGCCGGCGGCCATGCGGCCGCTGCCGGTGGCCTTCGTCTACGGAACGGCCACCGACCCGGCCGGCAAGCCGGTGCCGGCGGGCATCCTGTATGAGTTCCTGAAGAACACCCAGCTGGCGGGCCAGGCCGGCGCCAACCCGCAGGACGGCAAGTATCAGATCGCGTTGCCGATTGGCGAAGACTACGGCTTTCGCGCCTCGGCGTCCGGCTACATCGCGATCAGCGATCGCATCGACCTCAGGCAGGCGAAAGACCAACAGCGCTACGAGCGCAACCTGGTCCTCATCCCCATCGCCACGGACGTGCCGATCCGCCTGAACAACATCTTCTTCGACACCGCCAAGACCGAGTTGCTGCCGGAGTCGCGCGCTGAACTCGACCGCCTCGCCACGCTGCTCCGCGACATGCCGGCGATGCGGATCGAAATTCGCGGGCACACCGACACGGTGGATGACGACGCGTTCAACTTGAAGCTGTCGGAGGGCCGCGCCGCCGCGGTGGTGGCCTTCCTGGCCAAGGCCGGCATCGCCGGCGCCCGGCTGCGGTCGCGAGGGTTTGGCGAGTCGCAACCGATTGCGCCGAACGACACCGAGAAGAACCGCTTGCTGAACCGCCGCGTCGAGTTCGTGATCCTGTCGCGGTAG
- a CDS encoding NUDIX hydrolase, which yields MDSQSATLLSRTVVHSGRIFRLEIDRVTLPGGHTIDMELVRHPGSVVLLPVPEPGSIILIRQYRYAIDRWIWELPAGTLKPGEDLVAAAARECEEEIGLAPGRVTRLRGYYPTPGFCDEEMTYCLCEELRPPAPDSTVQKDEDEDIEPRTFTVGEARGLVASGEIVDLKTLAGLTLV from the coding sequence ATGGACAGCCAATCCGCCACCCTGCTGTCGCGCACCGTGGTCCACAGCGGACGCATCTTCCGCCTCGAGATCGATCGCGTCACGCTGCCCGGCGGCCATACCATCGACATGGAACTGGTGCGGCATCCCGGCTCGGTCGTGTTGCTGCCGGTGCCGGAACCCGGATCGATCATCCTCATCCGCCAATACCGCTACGCCATCGATCGGTGGATCTGGGAACTGCCGGCGGGGACCCTCAAGCCCGGCGAGGACCTGGTGGCCGCGGCGGCAAGGGAATGCGAGGAAGAGATCGGGCTGGCGCCAGGACGAGTCACGCGGTTGCGAGGCTATTACCCGACGCCGGGATTCTGCGATGAGGAGATGACCTATTGCCTCTGCGAGGAGCTGCGTCCCCCCGCGCCGGACTCGACGGTGCAGAAAGACGAGGACGAGGACATCGAGCCGCGCACGTTCACGGTCGGCGAGGCGCGCGGCCTGGTGGCCTCGGGCGAGATCGTGGACCTCAAGACGCTGGCCGGTTTGACGCTCGTCTAG
- a CDS encoding PQQ-dependent dehydrogenase, methanol/ethanol family: protein MARPITASIAALVVVFVALVTAQQAPAPVDDAALAKAEARNQDWLSYGRDYYEQRFSPLDQINETNAAKLGLAWSFETATDRGLEATPLVIDGVMYTTGSWSVTYAIDARTGQQLWKYDPEVHRKYDALACCDVVNRGAAFYKGRVYVGVLDGRLVAIDAKSGKVAWQTATVDQKQAYTITGAPRIAKGKIIIGNGGAEYGVRGYVSAYDAETGKLAWRFYTVPGDPSKPQENKALDKALPTWKGNDWWKYGGGGTVWDSIVYDPEINLLYVGTGNGATWNRHLRSPGGGDNLYLASILAINPDNGELVWHYQTTPGDTWDYTAVQPMMLADLTIGGRQRKVIMQAPKNGFFYVLDRATGELLSADKYVEVNWASHVDLKTGRPIEIPGADYAEKGTYIRPGPLGGHNWQAMSFSPRTGLVYLPAQDNGRYYEKQEGFEYKPLEYNLGLAPIGRNAEKYEVPYKGRLIAWDPVARKPRWTAEYGAYWNGGTLATAGNLVFQGTAAGDFIAYDATTGKQLWSSWATTGIVAPPITYAIDGKQYVSVMAGWGGAFPKKARSFGRLLTFAIGGTASLPSKPRPRQVTAIASNARPDEIAAGSKIFATYCVRCHGGATILPDLRRSTAAVYAGLEKILDGSLVERGMPRFAELDKPAIAALRAYLLDERKKLAP, encoded by the coding sequence ATGGCTCGCCCGATCACCGCAAGCATCGCCGCTCTCGTCGTCGTGTTCGTCGCGCTCGTCACCGCGCAGCAGGCCCCGGCCCCGGTGGACGATGCGGCGCTGGCGAAGGCGGAGGCGCGGAACCAGGACTGGCTGTCGTACGGGCGCGACTACTACGAGCAGCGCTTCAGCCCGCTCGATCAGATCAACGAGACCAACGCCGCCAAGCTCGGCCTGGCGTGGTCGTTCGAGACCGCGACGGATCGCGGCCTTGAAGCGACACCGCTCGTGATCGACGGCGTGATGTACACGACCGGGTCGTGGAGCGTCACCTATGCCATCGACGCCAGGACCGGCCAGCAGCTCTGGAAGTACGACCCCGAGGTGCACCGGAAGTACGACGCGCTGGCGTGCTGCGATGTCGTGAACCGCGGCGCCGCCTTCTACAAGGGCCGGGTCTACGTCGGCGTGCTCGACGGCCGGCTCGTCGCCATCGATGCCAAGAGCGGCAAGGTCGCGTGGCAAACCGCGACGGTCGATCAGAAGCAGGCCTACACCATCACCGGCGCGCCGCGCATTGCCAAGGGCAAGATCATCATCGGCAACGGCGGCGCCGAGTACGGCGTGCGCGGGTATGTGTCGGCGTACGACGCGGAGACCGGCAAGCTGGCGTGGCGCTTTTACACCGTTCCCGGCGATCCGTCGAAGCCGCAGGAGAACAAGGCCCTCGACAAGGCGCTGCCGACGTGGAAGGGCAACGACTGGTGGAAGTACGGCGGCGGCGGCACGGTCTGGGATTCGATCGTCTACGACCCCGAGATCAACCTGCTCTACGTCGGCACCGGCAACGGCGCGACCTGGAACCGGCACCTGCGCAGCCCGGGCGGCGGCGACAACCTGTACCTGGCGTCGATCCTCGCGATCAATCCCGACAACGGCGAGCTGGTGTGGCACTACCAGACCACGCCGGGGGATACCTGGGACTACACCGCGGTGCAGCCGATGATGCTGGCCGACCTCACGATTGGCGGGCGCCAGCGCAAGGTGATCATGCAGGCGCCCAAGAACGGGTTCTTCTACGTGCTCGATCGCGCGACCGGCGAGCTGCTGTCCGCCGACAAATACGTGGAGGTCAACTGGGCATCCCACGTGGACCTGAAGACCGGACGGCCGATCGAGATCCCCGGCGCCGATTACGCGGAGAAGGGCACCTACATCCGGCCGGGGCCGCTCGGCGGCCACAACTGGCAGGCCATGTCGTTCAGCCCGCGTACGGGTCTCGTCTACCTGCCGGCGCAAGACAACGGCCGCTACTACGAGAAGCAGGAGGGGTTCGAGTACAAGCCGCTCGAATACAACCTCGGCCTCGCGCCGATCGGCCGCAACGCCGAAAAGTATGAGGTGCCCTACAAGGGCCGGCTGATCGCCTGGGACCCGGTCGCGCGCAAGCCGCGATGGACGGCGGAGTATGGCGCGTATTGGAACGGCGGCACACTGGCGACCGCCGGCAACCTGGTCTTCCAGGGCACCGCCGCCGGCGACTTCATCGCCTACGACGCCACCACCGGGAAGCAGTTGTGGTCGTCGTGGGCCACGACCGGCATCGTCGCGCCGCCGATCACCTACGCGATCGACGGGAAGCAGTACGTCTCGGTGATGGCGGGGTGGGGCGGCGCGTTCCCCAAGAAGGCGCGGAGCTTCGGGCGATTGCTGACCTTCGCGATCGGCGGGACGGCGTCGCTGCCGTCGAAGCCGCGGCCACGGCAGGTGACGGCCATCGCCAGCAACGCGCGCCCGGACGAAATTGCGGCGGGCTCGAAGATCTTCGCGACCTACTGCGTGCGCTGCCATGGCGGCGCCACCATCCTGCCGGACCTGCGGAGGTCAACGGCGGCGGTCTATGCGGGCCTCGAGAAGATTCTTGATGGGTCGCTGGTCGAACGCGGCATGCCGCGTTTCGCCGAGCTCGACAAGCCGGCAATTGCGGCGCTGCGCGCCTATCTCCTGGACGAACGGAAGAAACTCGCGCCGTAG